The Vigna angularis cultivar LongXiaoDou No.4 chromosome 9, ASM1680809v1, whole genome shotgun sequence DNA window tttaaatatgtttgtaagAATTTTGACTGTGTGTGTGAAAATGAGGATTTTGTTATTGAAATGTTTAGAAATGTTGTTGAGAGAATTTCAAGGATAAATCTAAGTGGTAGTGATGTTTAGTGTATGTTTTGACTAATGAGAGTTTAGAAAGGAGATATCCTGATATTCTACCAACCATTAAATTCATATAGGAATGGTAGGGGAAGAGAATTACAAGAGGTCCTAGCCACTGAACTATTTGGTCCTAGAGGGACTGACCTTGTAAATAGTAAGGTGATAACTCCAATGTTTATGACACTGTAGAGTATAGATATTACTGCAAATGCACACCTAGAATGAAGCTCTATGTCAATGACATGTATCTCGGTAATTAAGTCTAATGTCATATATTTATGCATGTTTATATGTTATTGTATTTCATCAATGTTTATCTTATATATGATCTAATTTAATTATCTTacgatattttatttttgcacaCTAACTTACCgtggtttcttttattttatgttttgttattttttttgtaatgattaCCCCATGTGAGAGATGAATTATGTGTTGATATACatttttatggaagatgatAACATAACTGTATAGTTTCTTTAGATGTTTTGTATAGaagttttctctctttctcaaaATTCtgatttatatgtttttaactaTATGTTgtgtattattaaatttttaatgttttatttagtaattttgTATTATCAAACGAAATGTTACTGTTGCAAAAATACCTGTACCACCACGAGCATGTgtgtttagtttttatataatagaaaataaattattgttattataattgtaaaagtaaattaaaataatttcactatTTTACATCatgtttttagaattttttttataagtaattattttagtttaaaagaatagttaaattttaagaaaaaatattatatttagaaaaatagtaaatattaaattaataaaatatttattttgatttaaaaaatgtttaaaggataaatttgaaaataaaatatgtatatcaaaagaaaatctctttacatattaatataagtttattgtaaaataactaaattacttctataaaaatactaaacacaaaaaatgatttatagATTCTTAttgacaataaattaaaaaaataaattctaacaTCTACAAGGGAGGCAGTAAATGAAAGAAAGTCGTTCCAGAGAAAATAATATTCAGTTTTATAAGAATTTTCCGCGTagattacttttataatataaaggcaaataaaaatatattctaaataaatctttaaactcttttacaaataaaagtaaatCTATTGCAAATAAATGCATACAAAACCCTGTATTAAACCCATTTTCGATTACATTTTAGAAATCTTTTTTCTTCCcataatttcaataataatgAATTGTAGCGAAATCGCAGTATTGTTTTGATTGAACAAATCTTCTGAATCTATCCCAAAATCACAGTCTCGAAACCCTAGAAGATCAAGCtcccctttttctttctctcgtTTCCCTCTCAAAAAAGGCTCCCTTTCCACTCCTAGTCGGCGATTGGATCTCTGGGGTTTCTTTCTTTAAGCGATTTCGATCTTAAACCTGAGGCTGTGGAATTGTGAATTCAGATTGAAGTGATTGGGGGTGAAAAGAGTTGAGTTGGCGCTGGCAATGCCATTATTGTGGTTAGTGAGGAGCTATTCGGTGATTTTTGAGATACCGAAAACGCAAAATGTCTTGGGCAGGCCCTGAGGATATTTACCTTTCTACTTCACTTGCTAGCTATCTTGACAGTgagcactcttcttcttctttttttctcatgtTGATACACacttcaaatttaataatttaagtgaAAGATTGCACTCTTGACATAGTTATGCCCAGCCTTTCTTTTTGGTTCTTGCTTTCATCGTGTAATGTGTAAAGGGTAATTTTTTAATGGTAAAAAGTTGTGGACTTGGTTCGAAACGAGTAGTTTATGGAGGGGGAGTTCTTTTTTAGTGTTCAACTTTGTCTTGTATTTTTGTGGAAAGTGAGGGTTCAATTTTCATTGAGACTTTTAGGTTGGGCTTGACTATTGTTTTAGACATTACGAGGCTGCAGGGGAAAGGGAAGGGTCACGATTTTGACTGATAGATTCCTATTGTGCATGTTTGTTACGAGCTATGTATAccaaagcaagaaaaaaaaatcattcttccAAAATGTTATCAGGGAAGAAGGAATTTCAGGTACTGCAAATTAAATTAGTTCTATGTTTGTCCTCTGTAGTTGTTATATCTCCTAATTCTGGCCATAGTCGCACATGTAAAAGTGAGCGCATGAGAATATGCTATTTTATGATCACCTATTGATGTGTGGACAATATTGCTTTTGAATTGTAATTTGTGTGATTGAATAGTTTTGACGTCACATTGCTTTTGCTTTTGAATTTAACTTGTGTGATTGAATAGTTTTGATGTCACATTGCTTTTGACATATTTAGTATGTTAGGCTTTCTGAAAGGGATTTCGGCTAGATATTGTTCAAAAGCAATGTAACCCATTGAATGTGTTAAATTAATCTTGGTTTTTCTTGTAGGTGAGGCTGATTTTGTATTGTGTACTAATTTGTATGGTCTGACAATAATTGTTGTTGTAGAGAAACTTCTTGTATTACTGAGAGATGGCAGAAAGCTCATGGGGATACTTCGCTCTTTTGATCAATTTGGTACCAACTTGACCTTAATTTACGTAAGTTTTGACAGGCAATAGTTTGACTTTGTAAATTTTCACATCAATAATTGCAGCTAATGCAGTTCTTGAGGGTGCCTGTGAGAGGGTTATTGTTGGTGATCTGTATTGTGACATCCCTTTGGGTCTCTATGTAATCCGTGGAGAAAATGTTGTTCTAATCGGTGAGCTGGTAAGGTTACTGATTGCTTCCCTTTGCATCTAAAAGTATTTTCTAATTTTCCATCTTATTTAACATGTCTTTCAACATTTAGGACTTGGAGAGGGAGGAACTTCCCGAACACATGACTCGTGTTTCTACAGCAGAAATCAAGAGGgtaaatattcttaaattttttctttatttactttATGTTCTTTGTGTGATTTTCTGTCTCCTTATCTCCCCTCAC harbors:
- the LOC108347577 gene encoding sm-like protein LSM1B isoform X1, which produces MSWAGPEDIYLSTSLASYLDSEADFVLCTNLYGLTIIVVVEKLLVLLRDGRKLMGILRSFDQFANAVLEGACERVIVGDLYCDIPLGLYVIRGENVVLIGELDLEREELPEHMTRVSTAEIKRAQKAEREASDLKGTMRKRMEFLDFE
- the LOC108347577 gene encoding sm-like protein LSM1B isoform X2; this translates as MSWAGPEDIYLSTSLASYLDKKLLVLLRDGRKLMGILRSFDQFANAVLEGACERVIVGDLYCDIPLGLYVIRGENVVLIGELDLEREELPEHMTRVSTAEIKRAQKAEREASDLKGTMRKRMEFLDFE